One genomic window of Aptenodytes patagonicus chromosome 3, bAptPat1.pri.cur, whole genome shotgun sequence includes the following:
- the TENT5A gene encoding terminal nucleotidyltransferase 5A: MADDEKAGGSPGGSYAGGCESAHCNVLSWEQVQRLDRILSETIPIHGRGNFPTLAMQPRQIVKVVRSRLEEKGIGLRDVRLNGSAASHVLHQDSGLGYKDLDLIFCADLKGEAEFQTVKDVVLDCLLDFLPEGVNKEKITPLTLKEAYVQKMVKVCNDSDRWSLISLSNNSGKNVELKFVDSLRRQFEFSVDSFQIKLDSLLLFYECSENPMTETFHPTIIGESVYGDFQEAFDHLCNKIIATRNPEEIRGGGLLKYCNLLVRGFRAASESEIKSLQRYMCSRFFIDFSDIGEQQRKLESYLQNHFVGLEDRKYDYLMTLHGVVNESTVCLMGHERRQTLNLITMLAIRVLAEQNIIPNVANVTCYYQPAPYVADANFSNYYIAQVQTVFPCQQHTYSTWLPCN; encoded by the exons ATGGCAGACGATGAGAAGGCCGGCGGCAGCCCCGGCGGGAGTTACGCGGGCGGCTGCGAGAGCGCGCACTGCAACGTGCTGAGCTGGGAGCAAGTGCAGCGGCTGGACCGCATCCTCAGCGAGACCATCCCCATCCACGGCCGCGGCAACTTCCCCACGCTGGCCATGCAGCCCCGCCAGATCGTCAAGGTGGTGCGGAGCCGGCTGGAGGAGAAGGGCATCGGCCTGCGGGACGTGCGGCTCAACGGCTCGGCCGCCAGCCACGTCCTCCACCAGGACAGCGGCCTGGGCTACAAGGACTTGGACCTCATCTTCTGCGCCGACCTCAAAGGGGAAGCCGAGTTTCAGACTGTGAAGGACGTGGTCTTGGACTGCCTCTTGGATTTCTTACCCGAGGGGGTGAACAAGGAGAAGATCACGCCGCTCACCCTCAAG GAGGCTTATGTGCAGAAAATGGTAAAAGTATGCAATGATTCAGACCGGTGGAGTCTCATCTCCTTGTCCAACAACAGTGGCAAAAATGTGGAGCTGAAATTTGTGGACTCTCTGAGGCGGCAGTTTGAATTCAGTGTCGATTCCTTTCAAATCAAGCTGGActccctgctgcttttttatgAGTGCTCAGAGAATCCGATGACTGAAACTTTTCACCCGACTATCATTGGCGAGAGCGTCTATGGGGATTTCCAGGAAGCCTTTGATCACCTCTGCAATAAGATAATCGCCACCAGAAACCCCGAAGAGATCAGAGGAGGTGGTCTTCTGAAGTACTGCAACCTTTTGGTAAGGGGCTTTAGGGCTGCCTCCGAATCCGAGATTAAGTCCCTGCAGAGATACATGTGTTCGAGGTTTTTCATTGACTTCTCAGACATTGGAGAACAGCAGAGAAAGCTGGAGTCCTACTTGCAGAACCACTTTGTGGGATTAGAGGACCGCAAGTATGACTATCTCATGACCCTTCACGGTGTGGTGAATGAGAGCACAGTGTGCCTGATGGGACATGAGAGGAGACAGACTCTGAATCTGATCACCATGCTGGCCATCAGGGTCCTAGCCGAGCAAAATATCATCCCCAATGTGGCCAATGTCACCTGCTATTACCAGCCAGCCCCATACGTAGCAGATGCCAACTTCAGCAATTACTATATTGCCCAGGTTCAGACGGTGTTCCCTTGCCAGCAGCACACATACTCTACTTGGCTGCCCTGTAATTAA